The sequence below is a genomic window from Dyadobacter chenwenxiniae.
GGGCAGGAGTGGAAATGCAAACTTGCATAGCGCATTGGAGCTAGTTTTGCCCCTAAATCCCCTAAAAGGGACTTGCCGCAGCTAGTTGGTAACAAGCTCTCCCCTTTAGGGGCCGGGGGCACCAGCAAACCGCATACCAGCTAACACAACAATTACTATTTTTGCAACATGCTCTCCCCTTCAGGGGCCGGGGGCCGGAGTGACATGCAAACTTGCATAGCGCATTGGCACAAGCACATTAAAATATCTACACACTAAAAAATACACACTATGATGCACTACGGTGCTTCGCCGCTTCTTTTCGAAAGGGCCAGGCAATTACGAGATAATGAAACACGCGCTGAAAAACTACTTTGGGCCAGGCTTAGTAACAAACAACTTGGAGTCAAATTTCGAAGGCAGCATCCGCTTCACCGTTTTATAGTAGACTTCTACTGTCATGAATTGAAATTGGTTATAGAAGTGGACGGTGGAATTCATTTTTCGGAAGAGAATCAGGAATATGATCAAATGCGTACGGAATTGATTGCTGAGTTTGAGATCAAGGTAATCCGGTTTCGAAATGAGGAAATATACTATGAAATCGAAAATGTGATTGACTTAATTAATAAGTTTATCCCACATTAGTTTAGCATTCGATGACCCCAACAACGCACCGTTACTTCATTATCAACAAGCCAGCCAACATGGTTTCACAGTTCGTTAGCCCTGATGATGTGGGGTTACTGGGGGATTTGGCGTTTGATTTTCCGGAGGGTATTCATGCGATCGGCAGGTTGGATGGGCATTCGGAGGGGCTTTTGATCCTTACTACTAATAAAAAAGTTACTAATCTGCTGTTTCAGGGCGAGGTTGCGCATAAGCGAACTTATTGGGTGAATGTGGGGCATCATGTGAGTGACAAAACGCTGCACAAGCTCAGAACGGGCATTGGTATACAAATAAAAGGAGGCATTGAATATGTGACGGCTCCTTGCGAAGTTGAAATTATTCCGAGGCCTGAGATATTACCACCGCATTCGAGTGAAAGCTGGGAAGGAGTGCCCAACACCTGGCTTGAAATCACATTAACAGAAGGGAAATTTCACCAGATCCGGAAAATGGTGCGGACCGCTGGTCATCGCTGCAAACGACTCATCAGAACCAGTATAGAGGACCTGGAACTGGGCGACCTTGTTGCCGGTGGTGTAAAAGAGATTGAAGAGAAAGAATTTTTTAGGTTATTGAAGATCGATAACTGGAAATAACTAAAATCATCCCGACATGAACTTAATAGGCAACATTATCTGGCTCATTTTTGGCGGATTTATCGTCTTCCTGGAATATATGATTGTCGGGTTTGCGCTCTGCCTGACCATCATTGGCATTCCATTTGGCGTTCAATGTTTCAAAATCGGGTTGCTTACGCTGTTTCCTTTCGGGCAGCAGGTGCGGGATGTTCCCGGGAATACGGGCTGTTTGTCCACTATTTTTAACATTATCTGGATCGTGCTGGGCGGGATCTGGATCGCTATCACGCACCTTGTTTTTGGCGTAATCCTCGCCATTACCATCATTGGCCTCCCTTTTGCGCGGCAACATTTTAAATTGATGAGCTTGTCCTTCACGCCGTTTGGCAAAGAAATTTACTAGTCATTATCTCATCTGACAGTAAAAATATGAAAGCCATTGTAATCTCGCAACCTGGCGGCCCTGAAGTGCTTCGAATGGAGGAGCGGCCAACGCCACAACCGGCTGATGCCCAGGTTCTGATCAAAGTTTATGCCGCAGGGATCAACCGTCCCGACGTTTTCCAACGCAAGGGAAATTATCCGCCGCCGACTTGGGCGCCGCAGGATATTCCAGGGTTGGAAGTTGCCGGAATTATTGAACAGGTTGGACATCATGTTGCTGATTGGAAAAAAGGCGATGCCGTTTGTGCATTGTTGGCGGGAGGCGGTTATGCGGAATATGCCGTTGCGCATGCCGGGCATTGTCTGCCCGTTCCCAATGGCTGCGATTTTGTGCAGGCTGCGTCTCTTCCTGAAACCATTTTTACCGTTTGGCATAATGCATTTCAACGGGGCAATTTGAAAAGCGGAGAAAATTTCCTCGTCCACGGCGGGACGAGCGGGATAGGCATAACGGCGATTCAGCTTGCGAAGGCTTTTGGTGCAAAAGTGTTTGCGACGGCTGGCTCACAGGAAAAGTGTAAAGCTTGCGTCGCTCTGGGTGCAGATATTTGTATCAATTACAAAATCCAAGACTTTGAAGAAAAGCTCAAAAATGAAGGTGTAGACGTGATTCTGGACATGGTAGGAGGTGATTATATTCCAAAAAATATCAAACTGTTGCGGGAAGATGGCAGACTGGTTTTTATAAACACCATGAAAGGCAGCAAGCTCGAAGGCTCAGAAGTGGATTTTGGACTAATTATGAAAAAACGGCTGACAATCACTGGTAGCACGTTACGCAACAGAAGCAACGAATTCAAAACCGCGCTAACAAAAGAAATCCTTACGAATGTCTGGCCGGTCATCGAATCTGCAAAGTTCCAAACCGTGATCGCAGCTCAATTTTCCATGCAAGAAGCATCCAAGGCACACGCATTGATGGAAACGAGCGAGCATATCGGGAAGATTATTTTGATCAATGATTGGGATTCTTAACCCAATTGTCGCTCAGTTTTTTGTTTAAAATATCCGAAATCTGCTTGGCCTGCGCGTAAACCATCAAATGTCCTGCGCCATCAATGGAGACATCGGGTTTCACCATTTTGATCGGGATCAACTTGTCTGCTGTGCCGTGGATGTGATACAGATTTTCAAGGTTATCCGTTCTTTTCCAGGTTCCCATTCTTACCAAAGCCCATTTCAGGAATTTGCTGTCGGTGTCATGTAAAATGGATTTGAGCAGCGCTTTCAGCTCAGGCGTGTCTGCACCGAAAAATTTGTAAGTAAATGTATTTGTCGACTTCAAAAATGGGGCAGCGAATGGGCTGAGCAACAGAAATTTGGTTAATCCCTGATAAAATTTGGAGATCGGAACGCCTGTTGGCGTGCTCGAAATGATTACGATCTGCTCCGGATGCACAATATTTGCAAGTTCGGAGGCAACGATGCCACCAAAAGATAATCCAACCAGCTGAAATGGCCGCGTTGTATCAATTTGTGCTACCAGCCTGCTTGCATAATGTGCAATTGTCTCTTTTTTCTCAGGCTTGATCCAATCTATATAGTGAACAGCAAAACGTTCGTCCAATACTAATTTGCTAAAAACGCGTTTGTCGGCTCCCAAGCCGCTTAAAAAATAAAGATTCATTTTATCGGGGTCTGGCGTTGAAGATCGTTCGTGAGTAGTCGCCGTTCCATCCGATAAAGTATGATCATTCTCCTGATTTGCCGCAAACGATTTTTCTAACGGTCGGTTTGCACCATTTATCGTGGACTGACCGAAAATCTCGGCGCTGCGGACCGTTAGGTAAATGGTCAGGCAAATCCAGGGAATGTTGATATTCGAAAGCATAATAATGTCGGAAAGCTATTCGAATATACGGGCTGGCAGAGAATAAAGATTGCCTATTTTACAAAATTGAATCTCAAACCGGCCATGGCCCAGCGTCCCGGCATTTTGGAGCCAAGCAAATCACTGTACTGAACATCAAATGCATTGTCGGCCTGCACAAATACAGCCAGGCTGCGATTTAAAAAAGCATATTCTGCCTTTGCGTTTAATAAAAAATAATCTTTCGAAATGTTCGCTTCGATGGCTGATGCCGCGCGTTCTGCCCGGTTTTTATACAAACCGTTCAGACTGACCGAGAAGCCGGAAACCTGATAAATGGCAGAAAAGTTGCCCAGGAACTTGGCGTGGGACGACACATAGAAGGAGGGTTCTAAGTTGCTGCTTTCGCTTTTCAGCCAGGTTAACCCTGCATTAAAAATCAATTTCTGATCAGTTGAAAATGAGTTAACAGTTTGAAAATCAATTTCGAAACCAGTTGTATTCACTTCCGCAATGTTCAATGCTAAGCCAAAGGTCCCCGTAGGAGCTAGATTTTCCTTACGAGGCATTTGGGCATAAGGCGTTGACACGTAATCGATCAGGTCATTTTGAAGTCTTTGAAAAAATGTTCCTGAAATTTTGAGCTGATTTGTGTTGCTATTAGTCAAAAACCAGTCTGCCCCGGCTTCATAACTGAATGATTTCTCGGCCTTTAATGCAGGATTTCCTACATTTCCGCCTGTAACCAATGCTTTTTTGTAGTTATTAAATCTCTCCGTGAAGTCTGCGTCCCGGATGGTTTTGCCCGCGCTGCCGCGAAATTGCCAGTTGTCTTTTTTGTAAGATAAATTGACCTGAGGCACCACTTCCGAACCGATGCTTTCACGCCAATCTAATCTTACAGAAGGCGTTACGGTGAAATTGGCTCCAATATTTTGAACCAAGGACACAAACGGCGCGAGTTGGCTCAGGGCATGATCGCCGCGGTCGTTGGATGCAATGTTCCGGTTTTGATAGTTAAGCCCCGCAATCAGGTTCGTGCTTTGCGTGAATGTTTGCTGCCAGGTTAGCAAGCCTTGCCACAACTGTGATTTGCTGTTGTTGGCAATAGAATGCGGATTGAACAAATATTGGTCTCGAACAAATTTATAGCCTCCATCCAGCGTAATGGCCGTTTTTTCTGTCTTGTAACCAATTTTAATCTGGTTCCAGGAGGTTTCCACCTTCTCACTCGCCGTATCGGATTTGAGGGCTGTATAAAAATTTTGCGCAGCAAAATCGCGATGATCATAGGCGCTCCGTACGGCCACATTCAAGCTGGGAGAAAGCGCATAATTGAGAGAAACGGACGCCGTGTTGTTATGAAAATATCCCTTAATTCCCCGCTGCTGAACGCCTGAGGCATTATTTGACAAAAAACCGCCTGAAATCGCCAGTTTGTCCTTTTGTACAAATGCACCCACATTCGCATTTTTTAAACCATACTGTCCGGCGGTTAATGCACCATTAATGCTCGTTTTTAGCGTTCCCATAGTACTTTCATCCTCATTTCCGGACTGTAAGCGCGCAGCAAATGTTTTGGAAATAACATGAATCACACCACCCACAGCATCGGAGCCATAAATCGCGGAGGAAGCACCTTTTAAAACTTCGATTCGCTCGATTTCGGACGGAGAAATGGGGATATAGGCATTAAAATGGCCTGTGTTCGGATCATTGAGCCTTAATCCATCCAAGATGATCAGCACTTGCTGAAATGTTCCGCCGCGCAGCACAATGTCGCTTTGGGAGCCCATGGGGCCGCGCGCCTGAATTTCCACACCAGGCACATAACGAAGCAGATCATCAATACTGTGCACGGGCAGGTTTTGGAAATATTCACCTTTAATGACAGCAATGTTCCGCCCAGTTTGCGAAGCGCGTTTTTCGACAAGTGAAGAGGTTACAGTAACAGGATCGAGTGAAATATCCTGCGCAAAAACCGGGGTACACAACAGCAAGGCAAAACAAATCACCGGGTTTTTCAAAATCAGAAAAACAAACTTTGCCGGGTTTTTCAAAACCCAGATCAAAAAAGAAGATTGTAGCATTGTCATCATGGCTGTGATATCAGAATCAAATTTATTTTGGACAAACTTACTATCTTGCCGGACTGTTAACATGCTCCGGTTTTAAGTTTATGAGTAGTCCGGTTGAAATTCCATTCCAAAATATCGTAACCATTGACCGGCAAAATATAACGCCGGTTTATCTGCAAATCTCGCGTCAGATGATCAATGCGATCCAGCGCGGCGTGTTGTATACGGGTGCAAGGTTGCCGGGAACCCGCTCGCTCGCGGGAATTCTGGAAGTGCACAGAAAAACGGTGGTTGCGGCTTATAATGAGCTAGATGCACAAGGCTGGATCGAACTCAGGCCGAATAAAGGAACATTTGTTACCCAAAAATCACCGGCTCATTCCGCAAACCCGTTGCATTTCAATGCGGATTATTTGGTTAAATATCCCCAAAAAGCAGGTTTTGCATTTGAAGAAAGCATGCTTTTGGACAGGCCTGTGTCCGTTTCCAAAGCCGAGCTGGAATTCACCGACGGACTTCCCGACGTGCGCCTGGCTCCAATGGACAAGCTGGCAAAAGCCTATTCGAGTGTTTTAAGAAGAAATAACAACCGCAAATTACTCAGCTATTCCCACGTTGAAGGCAATGCTTTTTTTAGAGCAAAACTGGCTGATTATCTGAACAATACGCGGGGATTGCATATTGGAAAGGAGAATATTATCACGACGCGCGGAATACAAATGGGCATTTATCTGGCATCTATGCTGCTTCTAAAAAAAGGCGATAACGTAGTGGTGGGTAACCTGAGTTACTATGTGGCGAATATGATTTTTCAGCAGGCCGGGGCCAACATTATTTCCGTTCTGGTCGACGAGCAGGGCATTTCTGTGGAGGCGGTGCGAAAATTGTGCGAGACGAAGCGCATTCGAATGCTGTACATTACGCCGCACCATCATTACCCAACCACTGTGACGCTTAGCGCGGAGCGGCGCATGGAATTGCTAAATCTTTCGGTGCAATATGGTTTCATCATTCTCGAGGATGACCATGACTATGATTTTCATTACAACAGCAGTCCGGTTTTGCCGCTGGCAAGCGCCGATCCGGCGGGAATGGTGGTTTACATCGGCTCATTTTGCAAAGCTTTGGCGCCCGGATTACGTTCCGGCTACATTGTTGCGCCTCAAAATCTGATTACCGAACTCGGGAAATTCCGGAGGATCATCGACCGGCAGGGCGATCTGATGATGGAGCAGGCTTTGGGGGAATTGTTGGATGAAGGTGAAATTCAGCGGCATATCAAGAAAGCGCAAAAGGTTTATCACCAGCGACGCGATCTATTGGATACATTGCTGCGCACTCATTTTGAAGCATATTTGAACTTTAAAACACCGCCCGGCGGGCTGGCAATCTGGACGGAGTGGCGAAAAGACATTAATTTGATGCGGGTTAGCAAAACCTGTTTGAAACAAAACCTGCATTTGCCCCAGACATTGCTTTTCCAAACCGGCCAGCTCAGTGCGATGCGGCTCGGATTCGGGAACCTGGACGACGGAGAAATCAGAACGGCGGTTGAAATCCTGAATTATTCAATTAATTTGTGATTTAATCATATCCGTTCCGGTTTTCACTTTGCTTTCCTTCCCAAACTTATGAATAAGAGAACTTTTATAAAACTATCAACAGCATTCATGACAGCTCCATTATTTTCACCATTAACCGGCTGGGCAAAGGCCGATAAACTGAAAAACTGGGCCGGAAACCTGGAATACAGCACCGAACGCCTGGATCAGGCGAAGACTTTGAGGCAGGTTCAGGAAATTGTCAAAAAATATCCCAAGCTGAAAGTGCTCGGAACACGGCATTGTTTCAACAACATTGCGGACACGAAGGATCAGTTTATCTCGCTGGTTAATGCGGAGGAACACATTGTTTTGGATGAAAAAAATAAAACGGTGACTGTGAATTCGGGCATGAAATACGGTCAATTGAGTCCGTATTTGCATAAAAAAGGCTTTGCGCTGCATAATCTCGCGTCGCTTCCGCACATTTCGGTTGCCGGCGCTTGTGCTACGGCTACGCATGGCTCCGGGGATAAAAATGGAAATCTCGCTACGGCAGTTGCGGCGATGGAAATCGTGACCGCGGCTGGCGATGTGATGCAACTAAGTCGTAAAAATGATGGGGATAAATTTAATGCGGCCGTTGTGAATCTGGGCGCTTTGGGTGTGGTTACAAAAGTGACGCTGGATGTGGTGCCGACTTTTATGATGGGACAGTTTGTTTACGAAAATCTGCCTCTGGATCAGTTGAAGGATAATTTTGAAAAAATAGAATCGAGCGGATATAGTGTTAGTTTGTTTACAAATTGGCAGAGTCAGGACATTACGGAAGTTTGGGTTAAGCAAAAAATTGAGGATGGAAAGCCTCTGAAAGCTGAAAAAGAATTCTTTGGGGCTAAACTGGCAACCAAAAACCTACATCCGATTCCCGAACTTTCTGCTGAAAACTGCACGGAGCAAATGGGCGTTTCCGGCCCCTGGTATGAACGCTTGCCGCATTTTAAGATGGGATTTACGCCCAGCAGCGGCGTTGAGCTGCAATCGGAATTTTTTGTGCCGAGAAAAAACGCGGTGGACGCCATTATGGCTATCTCCAAACTTGGAAGTCAGGTTGGCCCGCATTTGCTCACTTCCGAAATCCGGACTATTGCTGCGGATGATTTCTGGCTGAGCCCTTGCTACAAGCAGGATTCTGTGGCCATTCATTTTACCTGGAAACAGGAATGGGATGCGGTTAGCAAGCTGCTGCCGATCATTGAGCGCGAATTGGCGCCTTATGATGTGCGCCCGCACTGGGGGAAACTGTTTTCCGTTTCACCCGATCTCCTTGCAAAACGCTATGTGAAAATGGAGGAATTTAAAGCGCTTGCAAAGGAATGGGACCCGAATGGCAAATTCAGAAATGACTTCCTTAACCTGAATATTCCTAGAAGTTGAGGAAAATATAAGCCGTTTCGTGAATGATTATGACCCTTATTTTTGTTGCTAAATAGTCCGCTATGAATATTTTATGCTGACCAACATTCGTTTTGTAAGCGTGGATTAATACATTGTAAACCAAGTAAAATAATGGCAGCAAAATTAAGGGAACTTCCGATTGCAGAACCTGCAGCAGCCCGGGAAATCACATCCGATAAGATTACAGAATTATATATGCACGATTGCCTTGAACAGAACAAAAAGCCGGAATCGGTTTACTTGTTCTGCAAGCGTCATGGCATTGTTGAAAAGGAATTTTACAAACATTTCTCTTCGATTGAAGCAATAGAAAAAAGCGTTTTTGTGAGCTTTCACAGACTCGCTGTTGAGCTCATGAACCAAAGCGATGACATGGCTGTGCTTGGTTTCAGGGATAAGCTTCTGACTTATTATTTCACTTATTTTGAGATACTTACGGCCAACAGGAGTTATGCTGTTTTTGATCTGAAAAGTGAAAAAAACCGCCTGGCCGGGTTGATGAAGTTGAAGGATTTCAGGAGCCAGTTCAAAACATTTATCAGCGAGATCAGCGACGGTTATCTCAAATCCAAAAGCGAGCGGGTCCGCAAAGCGCAGCAGGATGCATTGGAAGAAGGTGCGTGGATCCAGTTTATGATAACGCTCAAATTCTGGCTTGACGACGAGTCTATTGGCTTTGAAAAGACAGATCTTTTCATCGAAAAATCAATCCGGGCAACATTTGATCTCATTGATATCACGCCCCTGGAAAGTGTGATTGATTTTGGTAAATTTCTCATTAAAGAAAAGTTGAAGTAGGAATGGAAACAATTGACAGCATCCCTACTTCGAAAATTCAGCGTGCAACCAGATTGATTTCGACCGGTGTAAAAATCGGGGGTAACTATTTGAAATATTACGGTGAGAAGATCACCAATCCCGAGTCAGCGCGGGATAATTTGAATACAAACAACGCTGAGGATATTTACGACGGACTTAAAAACCTGAAAGGCAGTGCATTGAAAGTGGCGCAGATGCTGAGTATGGAGAAAAATTTCCTTCCGCAGGCTTACGTGGAGAAGTTTTCTTTGTCCCAATTTTCAGTTCCTCCGCTGTCTGCACCGCTTGTTGTGAAGACATTCAGAAAGTATTTTGGCAAATCCCCGTTGGATCTTTTCGATTCTTTCGACGCCAATGCGATCAATGCTGCGAGCATTGGCCAAGTGCATAAGGCGACGAAAGATGGAAAAGATCTGGCCGTTAAAATCCAGTATCCGGGCGTTGCAGAGAGCATTTCTTCTGACCTGGCGATGGTGAAACCGATTGCCATGAGCATGTTCAACATTCAAGCGAAAGATTCGGATAAGTATTTTAAAGAGGTGGAAACCAAGCTTACCGAGGAAACCAATTATTTTCTCGAAATAGCCCAGAGCACGGAAATTGCCGAGGCTTGCGCACATATCCCGAACTTACGTTTTCCGAAATATTATCCTGAATTGTCCTGCGAAAAGGTGATTTCAATGGATTGGATGACGGGCAAGCATTTGTCTGAGTTCACTAAAATGAATACAGATCAGCATTTGGCTAACAAGATCGGGCAGGCGCTTTGGGATTTTTATATGTTCCAGGTTCACCAACTGAGAAAAGTGCACGCCGATCCGCATCCGGGCAATTTCCTTGTTGATGAAGCGGGAAATTTGATCGCCATCGATTTTGGGTGCATTAAAGAGATCCCGGATTCGTTTTATACAC
It includes:
- a CDS encoding endonuclease domain-containing protein produces the protein MMHYGASPLLFERARQLRDNETRAEKLLWARLSNKQLGVKFRRQHPLHRFIVDFYCHELKLVIEVDGGIHFSEENQEYDQMRTELIAEFEIKVIRFRNEEIYYEIENVIDLINKFIPH
- a CDS encoding pseudouridine synthase; translated protein: MTPTTHRYFIINKPANMVSQFVSPDDVGLLGDLAFDFPEGIHAIGRLDGHSEGLLILTTNKKVTNLLFQGEVAHKRTYWVNVGHHVSDKTLHKLRTGIGIQIKGGIEYVTAPCEVEIIPRPEILPPHSSESWEGVPNTWLEITLTEGKFHQIRKMVRTAGHRCKRLIRTSIEDLELGDLVAGGVKEIEEKEFFRLLKIDNWK
- a CDS encoding YccF domain-containing protein; translated protein: MNLIGNIIWLIFGGFIVFLEYMIVGFALCLTIIGIPFGVQCFKIGLLTLFPFGQQVRDVPGNTGCLSTIFNIIWIVLGGIWIAITHLVFGVILAITIIGLPFARQHFKLMSLSFTPFGKEIY
- a CDS encoding NAD(P)H-quinone oxidoreductase, coding for MKAIVISQPGGPEVLRMEERPTPQPADAQVLIKVYAAGINRPDVFQRKGNYPPPTWAPQDIPGLEVAGIIEQVGHHVADWKKGDAVCALLAGGGYAEYAVAHAGHCLPVPNGCDFVQAASLPETIFTVWHNAFQRGNLKSGENFLVHGGTSGIGITAIQLAKAFGAKVFATAGSQEKCKACVALGADICINYKIQDFEEKLKNEGVDVILDMVGGDYIPKNIKLLREDGRLVFINTMKGSKLEGSEVDFGLIMKKRLTITGSTLRNRSNEFKTALTKEILTNVWPVIESAKFQTVIAAQFSMQEASKAHALMETSEHIGKIILINDWDS
- a CDS encoding alpha/beta fold hydrolase, producing MLSNINIPWICLTIYLTVRSAEIFGQSTINGANRPLEKSFAANQENDHTLSDGTATTHERSSTPDPDKMNLYFLSGLGADKRVFSKLVLDERFAVHYIDWIKPEKKETIAHYASRLVAQIDTTRPFQLVGLSFGGIVASELANIVHPEQIVIISSTPTGVPISKFYQGLTKFLLLSPFAAPFLKSTNTFTYKFFGADTPELKALLKSILHDTDSKFLKWALVRMGTWKRTDNLENLYHIHGTADKLIPIKMVKPDVSIDGAGHLMVYAQAKQISDILNKKLSDNWVKNPNH
- a CDS encoding TonB-dependent receptor plug domain-containing protein; this encodes MLQSSFLIWVLKNPAKFVFLILKNPVICFALLLCTPVFAQDISLDPVTVTSSLVEKRASQTGRNIAVIKGEYFQNLPVHSIDDLLRYVPGVEIQARGPMGSQSDIVLRGGTFQQVLIILDGLRLNDPNTGHFNAYIPISPSEIERIEVLKGASSAIYGSDAVGGVIHVISKTFAARLQSGNEDESTMGTLKTSINGALTAGQYGLKNANVGAFVQKDKLAISGGFLSNNASGVQQRGIKGYFHNNTASVSLNYALSPSLNVAVRSAYDHRDFAAQNFYTALKSDTASEKVETSWNQIKIGYKTEKTAITLDGGYKFVRDQYLFNPHSIANNSKSQLWQGLLTWQQTFTQSTNLIAGLNYQNRNIASNDRGDHALSQLAPFVSLVQNIGANFTVTPSVRLDWRESIGSEVVPQVNLSYKKDNWQFRGSAGKTIRDADFTERFNNYKKALVTGGNVGNPALKAEKSFSYEAGADWFLTNSNTNQLKISGTFFQRLQNDLIDYVSTPYAQMPRKENLAPTGTFGLALNIAEVNTTGFEIDFQTVNSFSTDQKLIFNAGLTWLKSESSNLEPSFYVSSHAKFLGNFSAIYQVSGFSVSLNGLYKNRAERAASAIEANISKDYFLLNAKAEYAFLNRSLAVFVQADNAFDVQYSDLLGSKMPGRWAMAGLRFNFVK
- the pdxR gene encoding MocR-like pyridoxine biosynthesis transcription factor PdxR, with amino-acid sequence MSSPVEIPFQNIVTIDRQNITPVYLQISRQMINAIQRGVLYTGARLPGTRSLAGILEVHRKTVVAAYNELDAQGWIELRPNKGTFVTQKSPAHSANPLHFNADYLVKYPQKAGFAFEESMLLDRPVSVSKAELEFTDGLPDVRLAPMDKLAKAYSSVLRRNNNRKLLSYSHVEGNAFFRAKLADYLNNTRGLHIGKENIITTRGIQMGIYLASMLLLKKGDNVVVGNLSYYVANMIFQQAGANIISVLVDEQGISVEAVRKLCETKRIRMLYITPHHHYPTTVTLSAERRMELLNLSVQYGFIILEDDHDYDFHYNSSPVLPLASADPAGMVVYIGSFCKALAPGLRSGYIVAPQNLITELGKFRRIIDRQGDLMMEQALGELLDEGEIQRHIKKAQKVYHQRRDLLDTLLRTHFEAYLNFKTPPGGLAIWTEWRKDINLMRVSKTCLKQNLHLPQTLLFQTGQLSAMRLGFGNLDDGEIRTAVEILNYSINL
- a CDS encoding D-arabinono-1,4-lactone oxidase, translating into MNKRTFIKLSTAFMTAPLFSPLTGWAKADKLKNWAGNLEYSTERLDQAKTLRQVQEIVKKYPKLKVLGTRHCFNNIADTKDQFISLVNAEEHIVLDEKNKTVTVNSGMKYGQLSPYLHKKGFALHNLASLPHISVAGACATATHGSGDKNGNLATAVAAMEIVTAAGDVMQLSRKNDGDKFNAAVVNLGALGVVTKVTLDVVPTFMMGQFVYENLPLDQLKDNFEKIESSGYSVSLFTNWQSQDITEVWVKQKIEDGKPLKAEKEFFGAKLATKNLHPIPELSAENCTEQMGVSGPWYERLPHFKMGFTPSSGVELQSEFFVPRKNAVDAIMAISKLGSQVGPHLLTSEIRTIAADDFWLSPCYKQDSVAIHFTWKQEWDAVSKLLPIIERELAPYDVRPHWGKLFSVSPDLLAKRYVKMEEFKALAKEWDPNGKFRNDFLNLNIPRS
- a CDS encoding TetR family transcriptional regulator C-terminal domain-containing protein, producing MAAKLRELPIAEPAAAREITSDKITELYMHDCLEQNKKPESVYLFCKRHGIVEKEFYKHFSSIEAIEKSVFVSFHRLAVELMNQSDDMAVLGFRDKLLTYYFTYFEILTANRSYAVFDLKSEKNRLAGLMKLKDFRSQFKTFISEISDGYLKSKSERVRKAQQDALEEGAWIQFMITLKFWLDDESIGFEKTDLFIEKSIRATFDLIDITPLESVIDFGKFLIKEKLK
- a CDS encoding ABC1 kinase family protein, which codes for METIDSIPTSKIQRATRLISTGVKIGGNYLKYYGEKITNPESARDNLNTNNAEDIYDGLKNLKGSALKVAQMLSMEKNFLPQAYVEKFSLSQFSVPPLSAPLVVKTFRKYFGKSPLDLFDSFDANAINAASIGQVHKATKDGKDLAVKIQYPGVAESISSDLAMVKPIAMSMFNIQAKDSDKYFKEVETKLTEETNYFLEIAQSTEIAEACAHIPNLRFPKYYPELSCEKVISMDWMTGKHLSEFTKMNTDQHLANKIGQALWDFYMFQVHQLRKVHADPHPGNFLVDEAGNLIAIDFGCIKEIPDSFYTPYFELAEPEKLNDPEIFYSRMEALEILSSKDTPQETIYFSKLFKEILGLLTQPFQSETFDFSDEAFFGKLAALGEKYANDKELRKMNVNRGSKHFIYINRTFFGLFSLLHDLKATVETKQLAL